The Thermoflexus sp. DNA window CCCACAGGTTGTTCAGGAAGTGCATCAGGATGCAGGGATACACCGATCGATAGCGCATGTAGAGCAGGGCGGGAAAGAAGGACCAGAAGAAGACATACAGGACCAGCCCAGGCCCGATGCCCCCGTGATAGAGGGCGAAGAGCAGGTTGTGCAGGAGCAATGCCCTGAGACGTCCGATCCGACCTTCCAGCGCCTGGAGCACATATCCCCGGAACATGGTCTCCTCCGCCGGCGGCACCAGGATCAGGCCGGCCAGGACGATCCAGACGAACTCCAGGGTGGAGGCCGGCTGGACGAAACCCCGGCGCGCGGGATCCCAGTAAAGGGGGATCCCGAGGGTCTGCCGCGCCGCATCGAAGGGGAACCAGAGCATTTCCGCGGCCACCGCGGCCAAAGCGGCCAATCCCACGGCCTCCAGAGAAAGCTTCCCCCGCCATCCCAGATCCGGAAGCCCCACGCCTTCCGAACGGAGGATCCGCACGAGGGCCCACGCGGTGACCGCCGCCCACAGGGCGTAGATCAGCACACTGAACACGCCGGGATCCCGGATACCCACGGCAAGGGCCGCTCTCTCCGGGGGAAGGCCTGCCATGTAGCCTGCCGTGTAGATGCCGAAGAAGGTCACGGCCGTGGCGATGATGCTGATGAAGGGGAAGAGAAGATACCGGATCGGAAGGGACGTGCGCATCGCTTCACCTCCTGTCTACGGGTTTTCTCACTGCCCATCGATCCGATGGAGTTCGCGAAGCCCTGCGGCGGCCATCACCAGGCCCAGCGCGCCCTCCAGCGCGAAGGCGAGATCTGGACGGCCGGCGAACAAAGCGAGGAAGGGGACGCCGAAGGCGCTGAGAACGCCCAGGGGGAAGAAAAGGGGCAGCAGGATGCCGGATACGAACAGGGCGATCCCGATGGCGTAGCCCCACAGGGCGATGATGGCCCCGGAGGGGAGGGAGGCGGGGCCCAGGCCGGTCGCCAGCATCGCCATCCCGCCTATGATCACCCCCCACGCCCAGCCCACCTTCGGGGCCAGCGCCGTGCGCAGCGGCGGCATCCCTTCCAGCCGCCCGCGGCGGAGGGCAATCCCATAGGTGGCGATGATCCCGCCGGCCGCCGTCAGCAGGATCGCCGCGAGGATCCACCCCGTGAATGGAACGGCCCGCGCGACGACCCATGCGAGGGCGCCGGCGATGCCCCAGAGGATCAGAGCGGGGAGGGGACCGGCGATAGGCGCGGTGGCCCCGAAGAAGGCGAGGTAAAGGGTTGGGACCCAGAAGGCGCGGCCGATCAGGAGATCCGAGAAGATGTTGAACGCCGTGTAGAGGCCGAAGGCCACCATATAGAACGCGAAATGGCGGACCTCCGACCGCCCCTTCATCGCGATCACACGGAGCACATCCACCGTCTCCAGAAGCTCCTGAAGCACCTTCTCGCTCGTCTCCATGGGAGGCCTCCATCGCGTTTTGAAACATGAACTCCCCTCACGCTGCTCCGCGTTTGCGCCGCGCGGATTTCAGGATCCGGCCCAGGCGATCCAGGTAGACCTGCAGGCGGCGGCGCCCCTCCGGCGTGAGGGCATAGGTCGTGCGGGGCCGCCGGCCTGCAAAAGCCTTGTGCACCCGGATCAGGCCGTGCTCCTCCAGCACCCGCAGGTGCTGGGCCAGGTTGCCGTCCGTGACGCCCAGCTCCCGCTTCAGGGTCTGGAAGTCCAGCTCCCCAGCCTGAAGGAGCAGCGTCATGATCCCCAGGCGCACCCGCTCGTGGATGATCGGATTCAGATCCAGGATCTCCATAGGCTGTTATCGCATTCCGGGGCTGTCCGAATATGCCGGCCGGGGAGGGGCTCCCTCCGCCCGCTTTCCGATCGCCTCCAGGCTCGGCAGGGCCACGACGCCGATCTCCTTTGCGGATCAGTCTACTTTGCTTACGAAAAGAACTTTGTGTCGAAAAGTATAACGGACTTCCCCGATCCTGTCAAGAGGAGCGTTTCGGGATCCGCGGCCGGGGGTGCTTCACGGGCGTG harbors:
- a CDS encoding transcriptional regulator, with product MEILDLNPIIHERVRLGIMTLLLQAGELDFQTLKRELGVTDGNLAQHLRVLEEHGLIRVHKAFAGRRPRTTYALTPEGRRRLQVYLDRLGRILKSARRKRGAA
- a CDS encoding CPBP family intramembrane glutamic endopeptidase, coding for MRTSLPIRYLLFPFISIIATAVTFFGIYTAGYMAGLPPERAALAVGIRDPGVFSVLIYALWAAVTAWALVRILRSEGVGLPDLGWRGKLSLEAVGLAALAAVAAEMLWFPFDAARQTLGIPLYWDPARRGFVQPASTLEFVWIVLAGLILVPPAEETMFRGYVLQALEGRIGRLRALLLHNLLFALYHGGIGPGLVLYVFFWSFFPALLYMRYRSVYPCILMHFLNNLWVDIAVPLLFLR